The genome window AGCCGCATTACGTTCCAGCGACCGAGGCGACTGGTTTCCTCCCCGATTACGCAAGGCTCGACCGCGAAATCCTCGACCGGACGGCCATCGCCTATATCTGCTCTCCGTCGAACCCGCAGGGTGCCGTGGCAGATGCCGAATACTGGCGGACGTTGTTGAACCTCGCAGAGCGGCACGATTTCCGCATTTTTGCGGATGAATGCTATTCCGAGATCTACCGGGACCGGGCCCCGACCGGCGCGCTCGAAATCGCGCAGGAAATCGGCGCGGATCCCGAGCGCGTCGTGATTTTCAACTCGCTGTCCAAACGATCCAACCTTGCCGGGTTAAGGTCGGGTTTCGCCGCTGGCGGCCCGAAGACGCTCGCCGCGATGAAGCAGCTCAGGAACTACGCGGGCGCGCCGCTTCCGACGCCGCTGCAGGCCGTCTCGGAGCGTGCCTGGTCGGAAGAGGCGCATGTCGAGGCGAGCCGTGCGCGCTACGCCACGAAATACGACATCGCCGACAGCATTCTTGGCGAGGTGCCCGGCGCGGCCTCGCCGCAGGCGGGCTTCTTCCTCTGGCTTCCGGTCGAGGATGGCGAGGCAGCCGCGCTGAGGCTCTGGCGTGAGACGGGCGTGAGGGTCTTGCCCGGTGCCTATCTCTCGCGCGATGTGAACGGGGCAAACCCGGGTCGCGGCTACGTTCGCGTAGCGATGGTGGCCGAAGAAGACGAAATGGCACGCGGACTGACGGCGATCCGCGACTGCCTCTACGCATGAGAACGAGGTAACGATGGCTTATTCGACGCGCGGGCGCGACCCTC of Palleronia sp. LCG004 contains these proteins:
- a CDS encoding aminotransferase class I/II-fold pyridoxal phosphate-dependent enzyme → MQLPARFQTLPAYAFPRLRELLDPHPGGGEPIHMTIGNPRHASPPWVMDVVAEHAASFANYPQNDGTDGLRAAIAGWIDRRYGATVDPAGQILPLNGTREGLFNAAVAICPERKNGTTPVILTPNPFYQVYAVAALAMGAEPHYVPATEATGFLPDYARLDREILDRTAIAYICSPSNPQGAVADAEYWRTLLNLAERHDFRIFADECYSEIYRDRAPTGALEIAQEIGADPERVVIFNSLSKRSNLAGLRSGFAAGGPKTLAAMKQLRNYAGAPLPTPLQAVSERAWSEEAHVEASRARYATKYDIADSILGEVPGAASPQAGFFLWLPVEDGEAAALRLWRETGVRVLPGAYLSRDVNGANPGRGYVRVAMVAEEDEMARGLTAIRDCLYA